Proteins from a single region of Gimesia sp.:
- a CDS encoding response regulator, with translation MIYHKSKVLIVDDSEVVRHILSKALTPEGYTIYSAVDGEDGWRKINELQPDIVLLDVEMPTRNGFDVLREIRNNFKAEEIAVIMVTTQSDGKGIARAFEEGAFDYIPKPATESEIKARVRNAIRAIHLLREQKHLRQQAEAANQSKSAFLANMSHEIRTPMTAILGYTEILELEARTHQMPELFLDSLDTIRRNGGHLMELINDILDLSKIEAGKLDVESIACSPQTIVEEVMELVQVRAEAKGLKLETDFKFPLPAQIHSDPTRIRQILINLIGNAIKFTEVGTIRLETELLQAPYEEPQIQFTIVDQGIGMTEAQMTNLFRPFSQADSSTSRKYGGTGLGLTICKRLANILGGDISVQSELNQGSRFSATVRTGSLAEIELIHELLDTNVISATAGADNKTASVEEEFPLRGKHVLLAEDGPDNQKLISFILKKAGAEVCLAANGEEAYQAAIQEMERGALFDVILMDMQMPILDGYSATRKVRDVGYTGPIISLTANAMEGDREKCLAVGCNDHITKPIDRRQLVEMISEIAESSELCLS, from the coding sequence ATGATCTATCATAAATCCAAGGTGCTCATTGTCGACGACTCAGAAGTCGTACGGCATATCCTCTCCAAAGCCCTGACGCCGGAAGGTTACACAATCTATTCGGCCGTCGATGGTGAGGATGGCTGGCGTAAAATCAACGAACTGCAGCCGGACATCGTGCTGCTCGATGTGGAAATGCCGACCCGCAACGGATTTGATGTCCTCCGTGAAATCCGTAATAACTTCAAGGCGGAAGAAATCGCAGTCATCATGGTCACCACACAGAGTGATGGCAAAGGGATTGCCCGTGCCTTTGAAGAGGGTGCCTTCGACTACATCCCCAAACCGGCCACCGAATCGGAAATCAAGGCGCGGGTCCGCAACGCTATCCGTGCAATTCACCTCCTGCGCGAACAGAAACATCTCAGACAACAGGCCGAAGCCGCCAACCAGTCCAAGAGCGCCTTCCTGGCCAATATGAGCCATGAAATCCGTACCCCCATGACGGCCATTCTCGGCTACACCGAAATCCTGGAACTCGAAGCCCGCACACATCAGATGCCGGAACTGTTCCTCGATTCGCTGGATACCATCCGCCGCAACGGCGGTCACCTGATGGAACTCATCAACGACATCCTGGACCTCTCCAAAATTGAAGCAGGCAAACTCGATGTCGAATCCATCGCCTGCTCACCACAGACCATTGTGGAAGAAGTCATGGAACTCGTGCAGGTCCGGGCGGAAGCTAAGGGGCTCAAGCTCGAAACAGACTTCAAGTTCCCCCTGCCCGCGCAAATTCATTCCGACCCGACCCGCATCCGCCAGATTCTGATCAACCTCATTGGCAATGCGATCAAGTTTACGGAAGTCGGCACCATTCGACTGGAAACCGAACTCCTGCAGGCACCTTACGAAGAGCCTCAAATCCAATTCACGATCGTCGATCAGGGTATCGGCATGACGGAAGCGCAGATGACAAATCTGTTCCGTCCCTTCAGCCAGGCCGATTCGTCCACTTCACGCAAGTACGGGGGAACCGGACTGGGACTGACCATCTGCAAACGACTGGCCAACATCCTCGGCGGTGACATCTCCGTTCAGAGCGAACTTAACCAGGGTTCCCGTTTCTCCGCGACCGTGCGGACAGGCAGTCTGGCAGAAATCGAACTCATCCACGAACTTCTCGATACAAATGTAATTTCAGCGACAGCTGGAGCAGACAATAAAACAGCGTCTGTGGAAGAAGAATTCCCGCTGCGTGGTAAACATGTTCTGCTGGCAGAAGACGGCCCGGATAACCAGAAGCTGATCTCCTTTATCCTCAAGAAAGCGGGCGCTGAAGTGTGCCTGGCCGCAAATGGTGAAGAGGCTTACCAGGCCGCGATCCAGGAGATGGAACGAGGCGCACTCTTCGATGTGATCCTCATGGACATGCAGATGCCCATTCTCGACGGCTACAGTGCCACACGCAAAGTCCGCGACGTTGGTTACACAGGCCCAATCATCTCACTCACGGCCAACGCGATGGAAGGCGACCGGGAGAAATGTCTGGCCGTCGGCTGTAACGATCATATCACCAAACCCATTGATCGTCGGCAACTCGTCGAGATGATTTCCGAAATCGCTGAGTCCTCCGAGCTCTGTCTTTCCTGA
- a CDS encoding Gfo/Idh/MocA family oxidoreductase, producing MTLLRGYLCVAVCLVLCCCVTQVLFAEETKPLKIGIIGLDTSHASNFTKILNSAEPKFPEFKACRVVAAYPRGSRDIKESVESVPQITEQVTAQGVKIVPSIEALLDEVDVVLLESNDGRVHLEQALPVLKAGKPLFVDKPVAGDLTDVIAIYEAAKQYKTPVFSSSSLRYTDGAKKINSGVVGEIIGCDAYSPCPMESTHPDFYWYGIHGVETLYTIMGPGCETVVRINTPNTDLAVGTWKDGRIGTFRGRRKENNGYQGGYGGTVYGSKGIAPIGSFSGYEPLLVEVVKFFQTGKAPVSPAETMEIYTFMSAADQSKTNGGQPVSLKDVYQQAHQAALKKLAALKD from the coding sequence ATGACGTTGTTACGTGGTTACCTGTGTGTGGCTGTCTGTCTGGTCCTTTGTTGTTGTGTGACGCAGGTTTTATTTGCGGAGGAAACAAAGCCGCTGAAGATCGGCATCATTGGCCTGGATACTTCGCATGCGAGCAACTTCACCAAAATTTTGAACAGCGCGGAGCCGAAGTTTCCTGAGTTCAAAGCCTGTCGCGTGGTCGCCGCTTATCCGCGGGGGAGTCGAGACATCAAGGAGAGCGTGGAATCCGTTCCCCAGATCACAGAGCAGGTGACGGCACAGGGGGTAAAGATCGTACCCAGTATTGAAGCGTTGCTGGACGAGGTCGATGTGGTGCTACTGGAGAGCAACGATGGTCGCGTGCACCTCGAGCAGGCACTGCCCGTGCTCAAAGCGGGGAAGCCTCTGTTTGTCGACAAGCCGGTCGCCGGTGATCTGACGGATGTGATTGCCATTTATGAAGCGGCGAAACAGTACAAGACCCCGGTCTTCAGTTCTTCATCACTGCGATACACCGATGGTGCGAAGAAGATTAACAGCGGTGTGGTGGGTGAGATCATTGGCTGTGATGCTTACAGTCCCTGTCCTATGGAAAGTACCCATCCCGATTTTTACTGGTATGGGATTCACGGCGTTGAGACGCTGTATACGATCATGGGGCCGGGTTGTGAAACGGTGGTCCGCATCAATACGCCGAATACGGATCTGGCAGTAGGGACGTGGAAAGACGGGCGGATCGGCACGTTCCGCGGACGCAGAAAAGAGAACAACGGTTACCAGGGAGGATACGGCGGGACTGTCTACGGGAGTAAGGGGATTGCCCCGATTGGCAGTTTCAGTGGATACGAACCGTTGCTGGTGGAAGTGGTGAAATTCTTCCAGACCGGCAAGGCTCCGGTGAGTCCGGCGGAGACGATGGAGATCTACACGTTCATGTCAGCTGCGGATCAGAGTAAAACCAACGGCGGTCAGCCGGTGTCGCTTAAGGACGTGTATCAACAGGCGCATCAGGCGGCGTTGAAGAAGCTGGCGGCGCTGAAGGATTAG
- a CDS encoding glycosyltransferase family 2 protein, producing MSLQPFTVIVPLYNEAAALPAAIVDLETILAETGPHELIVVDDGSTDGSSAALKALRETHPDLKLFHHETNQGYGAALKTGIRHASHDWIVITDADGTYPNARIKDLLAHMDQYDMVVGSRTADDVEYSTLRKLPKFFLRHYASWIAGRNIPDLNSGLRVFRRSLAEKFLGLLPDGFSFTTTITLAHLTNQYTVHYEPIGYARRIGKSKIQPIRDTLRFLQLIIRLGVYFAPLKVFGPFAVIQLIAFSISICYDVFVLQNITDKSVMLLMFGMNTAFFALLADMIDKRCQK from the coding sequence ATGTCACTGCAACCATTCACCGTCATCGTTCCCCTGTATAACGAAGCCGCAGCGCTGCCGGCGGCGATCGTCGACCTGGAAACCATCCTGGCTGAAACGGGACCGCACGAACTGATCGTAGTCGATGATGGCTCGACCGACGGTTCTTCCGCAGCCCTCAAGGCCCTCCGCGAAACACACCCCGATCTCAAGCTGTTCCACCACGAAACGAACCAGGGCTACGGTGCTGCGCTGAAAACAGGAATCCGCCACGCGAGCCATGACTGGATCGTGATTACCGACGCGGACGGCACCTACCCCAATGCACGGATCAAAGACCTGCTCGCCCACATGGATCAATACGACATGGTGGTCGGCTCGCGCACTGCAGATGACGTCGAGTATTCCACGCTGCGAAAACTGCCGAAATTCTTCCTCAGGCACTACGCTTCCTGGATCGCCGGCCGAAACATCCCCGACTTGAATTCCGGGCTCCGTGTCTTTCGTCGCAGCCTCGCGGAAAAGTTCCTGGGACTGCTGCCGGACGGGTTCAGTTTCACCACAACAATCACGCTCGCCCATCTCACGAACCAGTACACCGTACATTACGAACCGATCGGCTACGCCCGCCGTATCGGCAAATCCAAAATACAACCGATCCGTGATACCCTCCGTTTCCTGCAGCTGATCATCCGCCTGGGCGTCTATTTCGCCCCTCTCAAAGTCTTCGGCCCCTTTGCCGTCATTCAGCTGATCGCCTTTTCGATTTCGATCTGTTACGACGTATTCGTCTTACAGAACATCACCGACAAATCGGTCATGCTGCTGATGTTCGGCATGAACACTGCGTTTTTCGCCCTGCTCGCAGATATGATCGATAAACGCTGCCAGAAGTAG
- a CDS encoding class I SAM-dependent methyltransferase, with protein MNDQSPHDNLNHLPTGEQPTDHATRDRELFDRIAGEYCRKDLLPASRAARRHRLLQTLQAVPCSQNAAVLEVGCGAGFAAQYLQGHIGDYCGVDYSTNLIAYAREFNGGPGIQFVAQNIQEFQPGRSFDLIFAIGLLHHLDNLDATLAALIQLLKPGGWLVANEPQPANPVISFARTIRKRIDANYSSDQRELSSAELQAACSRAGLTNIRLRPQGLFSTPFAEVPLSPQWLTTPCAKLACLTDGCLEHLPAWLLNRLTWNLIIAGQKPESSLD; from the coding sequence ATGAACGATCAAAGCCCACACGACAATTTGAACCATCTCCCCACGGGAGAGCAGCCTACAGACCACGCTACGCGTGACCGGGAACTGTTCGACCGCATCGCAGGCGAGTATTGTCGTAAGGACCTGCTCCCCGCCTCGCGCGCTGCGCGGCGTCACCGCCTGTTGCAAACCCTGCAGGCCGTCCCCTGCTCCCAAAACGCGGCAGTACTGGAAGTCGGCTGCGGGGCGGGCTTCGCCGCCCAATACCTGCAAGGCCACATTGGTGACTACTGTGGCGTCGATTACTCGACTAACCTGATTGCATATGCTCGCGAGTTTAACGGGGGACCGGGCATTCAATTCGTGGCACAGAACATTCAGGAGTTCCAACCGGGGCGCTCGTTCGACTTGATTTTTGCCATCGGCCTGCTGCACCACCTCGACAATCTCGATGCGACACTCGCAGCACTGATCCAACTGTTGAAACCGGGAGGCTGGCTTGTCGCCAATGAACCGCAGCCCGCTAACCCGGTGATCTCCTTCGCCCGCACGATCCGCAAACGCATTGACGCGAACTACTCCTCCGATCAACGGGAACTCTCGTCAGCCGAACTGCAGGCGGCCTGCAGCCGCGCCGGTCTCACAAACATCCGTCTGCGCCCCCAGGGACTGTTTTCAACCCCCTTCGCCGAAGTCCCTCTCTCTCCACAGTGGCTCACCACACCCTGTGCGAAACTGGCCTGCTTGACCGACGGCTGCCTGGAGCACCTGCCCGCCTGGCTCTTGAATCGGCTGACCTGGAACCTGATCATCGCCGGCCAGAAGCCTGAGTCCTCCCTTGATTGA
- a CDS encoding Gfo/Idh/MocA family oxidoreductase: MEQLKVGIIGAGGIAAKMHLPELQTVSNCDVLMLAGRKQSRLEVLCRKFNVPEWTHNYQDIIDDERINAVAIALPHPLHVEWGLKAIQAGKHVYMQKPLSTSMDEADAFVEETANHNQTVLALPYMSNPQVLATRNYIQDDKLGSISSAQARASHGGPEVYYAGIQQILEEKPSDDLWFFDTDKADVGALFDMGVYAIANLVGTVGAVKSITAKLTTVAKPTRLEDTASMILEFENGALGTAQTGWCDAARTYEFSVHGTRGKIVSCRQPKLLSYFYPSSDVDEDLPLVEESIDLSTYPVQNSHQHWAACIRQGIQPPLSNAATARHVTEILLAALKSSRENRTVDIQSRLTIY; encoded by the coding sequence ATGGAACAATTGAAAGTCGGCATTATCGGAGCCGGAGGCATCGCTGCCAAAATGCATCTGCCGGAACTGCAGACCGTGAGCAACTGTGACGTCCTGATGCTCGCCGGCCGCAAACAGTCCCGCCTCGAAGTCCTCTGTCGCAAATTCAACGTTCCCGAATGGACCCACAATTACCAGGACATTATCGACGACGAACGCATCAACGCCGTCGCCATCGCTCTGCCCCATCCGCTGCACGTCGAATGGGGCCTCAAAGCCATCCAGGCCGGCAAGCATGTCTATATGCAAAAGCCACTCAGCACATCCATGGACGAAGCTGACGCGTTTGTGGAAGAGACCGCCAACCACAATCAGACAGTACTCGCCCTCCCCTACATGTCCAACCCGCAGGTGCTGGCCACCCGCAATTATATTCAGGATGACAAACTCGGTTCGATCTCCTCGGCCCAGGCCCGCGCCAGTCATGGGGGACCGGAAGTCTATTACGCCGGCATTCAACAGATCCTCGAAGAAAAGCCGTCCGACGACCTCTGGTTCTTCGACACCGACAAGGCCGACGTCGGCGCCCTGTTCGATATGGGCGTCTATGCCATCGCGAACCTGGTCGGCACCGTAGGCGCAGTGAAATCGATCACCGCGAAACTGACGACCGTCGCCAAGCCGACCCGCCTGGAAGACACAGCGTCGATGATCCTCGAATTCGAAAACGGCGCTCTCGGCACCGCGCAGACCGGCTGGTGCGATGCCGCCCGGACCTACGAATTTTCCGTGCATGGCACCCGGGGCAAAATCGTCAGTTGTCGTCAGCCCAAACTGCTCAGTTATTTTTACCCCAGTTCGGACGTCGATGAAGATCTGCCGCTCGTCGAAGAATCGATCGACCTCTCGACCTATCCCGTGCAGAATTCGCACCAGCACTGGGCTGCCTGCATCCGCCAGGGAATCCAGCCCCCGCTGTCGAACGCCGCCACAGCCCGGCACGTGACCGAAATCCTGCTCGCCGCCCTCAAATCCTCCCGGGAAAACCGGACGGTGGACATCCAGTCCCGCCTCACGATTTACTGA
- the thyX gene encoding FAD-dependent thymidylate synthase, which yields MTERSELVEQLRWKKVPVLNDGFVCLVDVMGDDSSIVQAARVSYGEGTKRVSDDRTLIRYLMRHRHSTPFEMAELKFLVRVPMDCWRQWIRHRTANVNEYSTRYSVAIDSAQTTLPGEWRTQATSNRQGSDAPLSEDVGTQLTAEETEFQEKARAVYEARLEAGVAREQARKDLPLATYTEAYWKIDLHNLIHFLSLRMDSHAQWEIQEYSRAIGEQIVKPLFPVVWEAFEDYRQGAMFLTRLDKGVIERLMSRAAEKSLAPPFSSELFLEVQDETWKSLKRSRERDECQSKLERMGILKAE from the coding sequence ATGACGGAGCGGTCTGAACTCGTTGAACAGCTTCGCTGGAAAAAAGTTCCTGTTCTCAATGACGGGTTTGTCTGCCTGGTCGACGTGATGGGCGACGACAGCTCAATTGTCCAGGCAGCCCGCGTCAGCTACGGAGAAGGGACCAAACGCGTCTCCGACGACCGCACGCTGATCCGCTATCTCATGCGTCATCGTCACAGCACCCCCTTCGAAATGGCGGAATTGAAGTTTCTCGTGCGTGTTCCCATGGACTGCTGGCGCCAGTGGATCCGGCATCGGACCGCGAATGTCAACGAGTACAGCACCCGGTATTCGGTCGCTATTGACTCTGCTCAGACGACGCTTCCCGGCGAATGGCGAACCCAGGCCACCTCGAACCGGCAGGGCAGTGATGCCCCACTGTCCGAGGATGTCGGCACTCAGCTGACTGCGGAAGAAACCGAATTTCAGGAAAAGGCCCGCGCCGTCTACGAAGCCCGCCTCGAAGCCGGCGTCGCCCGTGAACAGGCTCGCAAAGACCTGCCCCTGGCAACTTACACCGAAGCCTACTGGAAAATTGATTTACATAACCTGATTCACTTCCTGAGTTTACGCATGGATTCGCATGCACAGTGGGAGATTCAGGAATACTCGCGGGCCATCGGCGAACAGATCGTCAAACCCCTGTTCCCCGTCGTCTGGGAAGCTTTTGAAGACTATCGCCAGGGAGCCATGTTCCTGACCCGCCTCGATAAAGGGGTCATCGAACGCCTGATGAGCCGGGCCGCTGAAAAGTCTCTGGCACCGCCCTTCTCGTCCGAACTCTTCCTCGAAGTGCAGGATGAGACCTGGAAATCGCTCAAACGCAGCCGGGAACGGGACGAATGTCAGTCCAAACTGGAGCGGATGGGGATCCTCAAAGCCGAATAG
- the rpsU gene encoding 30S ribosomal protein S21: MVKLRLRENESIQEAVKRFRKIVEHAGIKKEMRRREYYEKPSDENRRNRRRAERRARLSRLQNNQ, translated from the coding sequence GTGGTTAAACTTCGGTTACGAGAAAACGAATCTATTCAGGAGGCAGTCAAACGGTTCCGCAAGATTGTTGAACACGCTGGTATCAAAAAAGAAATGCGTCGCCGCGAATACTACGAAAAGCCCAGCGATGAAAACCGAAGAAACAGACGACGTGCAGAACGGCGTGCCCGTCTCTCCCGTCTGCAGAACAATCAGTAA